The Triticum urartu cultivar G1812 chromosome 5, Tu2.1, whole genome shotgun sequence genome contains the following window.
gatgtgattgacttgacccatccgttagcttagcacgatgatcgtttagtttgttgttattgctttctccaaaactatacatgttcctatgactatgagatcatgcaactcccgaataccggaggaacactttgtgtgctaccaaacatcacaacgtaactgggtgattataaaggtcctctacaggtgtctccgatggtatttgttgagttgtcatggatcaagattaggatttgtcactccgattgtcggagaggtatctctgggccctctcggtaatgtacatcactataagccttgcaagcaatgtagctaatgagttagttacgggatgtagcattacggaatgagtaaagagacttgccggtaacgagattgaacaaggtattgagataccgacgatcgaatctcaggcaaataacataccgatgacaaagggaacaacatatatcattatgcggtttgaccgataaagatcttcgtagaatatgtaggaaccaatctgagcatccaggttccgctattggttattgaccggagacatgtctcggtcatgtctacatagttctcgaacccgtagggtccgcacgcttaacgttcggtgacgatcggtattacgagtttatgtgttttgatgtaccaaaggtagttggagtcccggatttgatcacggacatgacgaggagtctcgaaatggtcgatacgtaaagatcgatatattggaagtcTATGTTTGGGCATCAGAATGGTTCCGGTGAAATTGGGAGtataccggagtactgggaggttaccggaaccccccggaaggtatatgggccttattgggccttagtggaagagaggggaaagaagcaaaggagggccccccaagcccaatctgaattgggaggggagccgggcccccctttccttccttcttcctcctccttccttctctcctaaaaccaacaaagggaaggggcaagggagtcctactcccgggcgcgcctagagaggccgcccccctccccctcctccactcctttatatacgggggagggggcaccccatagacacacaagttgatcattgatctttagccgtgtgcggtgcccccctccaccataatccacctcggtaatatcgtagcggtgcttaggcgaagccctgtttcggtagcaacatcatcaccgtcatcacgccgtcgtgctgacgaagctctccctctaagctctactggatcgtgagttcatgggacgtcaccgagccgaacgtgtacagatctcggaggtgccgtatcttcggtactagatcggtcgatcatgaagacgtacaactacatcaaccgcgttgtcataacgcttccgcttacggtctatgagggtacatagatgatactctcccctctcgttgctatgcatcaccatgatcttgcatgtgcgtgggattttttttgaaattactgcgttccccaacacacaATAGCTGTCCACTGAGGATAGATACCGTCAGCTAGGTAGTATCCTTTGTTGTAGTTGTGGCCGTTGATGTTAACATTCACCGGCGGGCAGTTGCCTTCGGCAAGCCTTGCAAACACTGGAGAGCGTtgaagcacgttgatatcattgcGCAATTCGGCAATGCCGATGAAAGAGTGCTAGATCCAGAGATCTTGTGAGGCCACGACCTCAGGTATGACAGTGCAACCCTTGACATGGCCCCTATATTGCCCCTGCCAAGCAGAAGggcagttcttccactcccagtgcatacAGTCTATACTACCAAGCATCCTCGGGAAGCCCCTGCTGGCTTTCATCGCCAACAAGCGGGCTGTATTTGTAGCGTTTGGCTCTCTCAAGTACTCAGTGCCAAAATTGCAATCACAACCTTGCAGAACATGTACATGGACTCTAGGCACGTGGAGTCGCTCATACAGGCGTACTTATCAATGAGATCACCAGGAACTCCGTATGCAAGCGTCTGAATAGCCGCGATGCATTTCTGATAAGAGGAGAATCCAATCTTTCCAAGGGCATCCTCCTTGCACTCGAAATACTTATCGTACCCGACCACCCCGTCTCGAATACGGTTGAAAAGATGGCTAGCCATGCTGAAATGGTGCCGGAATTGGTGATGTTTGAAGAGCGGGTTGGGTGTCTCAAAGTAGTCATTCCAAAGAAGGAAATGACCGCTCTCTCGGTTGAGATTCAACGCCGGAGTGTGCCCCGGGATCGAGCCTCGAAACAACGGCCGCTAATTACTAAGGTGGTCATGGACGACGAACACAGCAGCCACCATCTCCTCATCGTCAGATGAAGAATCATCCGAGTCGCAAATAAAATTATGGAAAAGAACTCGTCGGCAGAGTCCATTTGTACCTTGCAGGCAAACCGTCGAACAACTTACGGGCGTCGTCGAAGAAGCAGGCCCGCGAAGAGACGCGCGCCTGCCCTGGACCAGTGGCTGCCCTGGCAGCATCCGGCTAGCGTGGCGGCGTCAGACGAGCGTGCCTGCGTTGTCGGAGGAGCTGGCCAGGGACGCGGGGGGTGCGGGTCCAAGGAGGTGCTCGTGTCGATatcgaggggggggggggcccgACGGCGAGGCAGTGGTGCCGGTGACGTGCGCGGGGGGATGTATGTGGGTGCGGACTACTGGCATGGGCACCGGAactgggcggcggcggcggggtgggatgGCCGTTtcgtgtccgcgccgacgcaaatGAGGCTCAAATTTGGACCGGAAATGGGTCGGCAGGCGAACAAAAAGCGGACGcgtgtccgtttgggtcggcgcatTGGGCCGATTTTTGTGTCCGTTTTGACCCAACGGACACACGTATGAAATGGGTCGGTGCGTTGGGTTACTCAAGTGTCTTTGATTTAGTACAAATACTTATTTTAAGACGGAGGGAGTGTATGTTTGTTTTAAGTGAATAGGTCAAGCAATTCACACATAGATTTCGGCAGTCATGACAATTCACAATGCAAGAACAATTCATCATCACCCGCAAAAAGAAAGAACAATTCATCACAATGAAAATAAATGTCGCTATGTTATCCTAGTTTGAGACATTTCTTTCAGGGAAAAAACGCTGCAGCTTGATTCAAGCATAGCTGTCTTGACTTTATCGACAAGGAAAACACTTTATGAAGTTACAAAACACGGAAGCCTGACAAACGGAGTGGACCAGAGGAAGCCACGAATAGCATCACCTTTCATTTAATCCCCCGAGCCAGCAAACACATCAACGACTCCACATAAATTCCACCATTGTGATGGGGACCTCCTGAGGAGTGGCGCTCCACAATGCACTCCCTTCAAATCCAGCTGAAACATGAACCCGGGAAAATTTCAGTCGACAGCTTACTTAATGAAGAAAACTAAACAAAAGGCTCTTTTGACTCACCTCCGAGGCAGAGTCATCGTTAATTTTATCAGCTTCATCTCCCAGACTCTCCTGTGAGGCCACCTCTCTGGCTTCGTCGTCATTCTCGAAACCATCAAATGCCTCATTTCTTGGTGTCTGACGGTTCTCAAAGATGTTGCAAATTACAGCAGATGCAGGATCGGGTGCCTCTGCTTCTGCTGTGCTGTGTTTGGTAACCTCTTCCTGTTTGTCATCTTCATAAACCAAATAATGGTGGGATGAAGCATCTGAGGAGGCTGCATCTTCACAAACAGAATGAAGTGACACCATTGATGCTTCCTTCTCACTGCTGGAATCCTGACCTTCGTTTGAAGCTCCAACACTCTGCTCTGCATTTGCCTCCGTGATCAGAACTTCGGGCACGTTTTGTACTTCTTGCTTTTCACGAAAATCTTCCAGAGTCGCTATGCTATCAACAACCAGTTCAAGTACACTCTTTGCATCTTTTTCTTGGGTACTCCCTTCATCTGAGGATTCAAACTGTCCGGTTTCCTCATCTTCAACAAAAGAACCGTCAGGTGCCTGGTCTCTTGTTTCGTGCTTGTCAATGAAATCAATAATTTCATATGTACCACAAGCTGATAACTCCTTCCTATCGTCACGATATTCTTCACCATATTCGTCGCTAATACCATGATGATGACACGAAGTATTTGATGACACGACCATATTTTGCTTGCTTTCAGCAAGGAAGTCCGGTGACATCCCTCTCGGTTCGTCCATGTCAGGAAAATCATGAATTTCAGCTGAATCAGTGGAATACAGAGATGGAAATAAATCATCTGGTGTGCTACTGCTGTCCACTCTGATGTCGTGTTCATCCACAAACCAATCGACCGGCACATCCTGTACCTGACGCCATCCGGAAAATCCCTCTGAATCAGCCATGGTGGCACTGCTTGTCTCAAAGATATTCACATCTTCGACCAGTTTGTCGTCGTTCGTCCGAGGTACTTGAGAGAATCCATCAGCCCGAACTTCTTTTATCTCGAGTCTCCTGAAAGAATTGTCAGCCGTAGCAGTATCACCAGTCAGGTGTTCCGCCGCATGCCTCACAGCTTCCCCTTTCGCCTCTGAATTTCCCTCTTGCCCACTGTCTTCGACGTCGCTGGCAGGGCCGCCGATGCCGACATTCTTGACGGATTCGAGATCGTCATCGTTGCTCAAGAGCGAGGCGACGAAATAGAGCAAGGTGAACCAGAGAAACGACACCACAAAGGCAAGCAGGGCGAAGGAGAGAACAGGAGGAACCAGGAGGTAGGAGAGCAGCGAGAGGCGAGGGCGAGGCAACCACCGGAGGAGCGAGACTCGCCTGCGTGGCAGGTGGTAGTGGACGTGGACATGGCGGCATCTGCACCGGCATCTCGCCTCCCCTCCATGCTTCCTCTTGGCGCAGCCCGAAGCCATGTCAGCCGCAAGAATTCTTCTCTTCTCAATTAGAAATGGCAGGAAAGAGGATTCCAGGCGTCGCCTGTCTTCTCTCCGCTTGCTTTTCTGCCCGGTTGAAGGCGGAAATTTTTGAAATCTTCCACTATCGGATCGGGACCCGCCAAGAAGTTTTCAAGCCGACGCAAGGGGGGCAGAGACGGGAACCTTGTCTTGTGATCATGATGGGTCGGGTAAAGTTGGGTCATGGATGCCTATCAGCAGCGAGTGTGTTCACAAAGATTGCAAGGAAGAAAGGTGGGGAAATTGATCTTATCTCTCCGACTGGGATTAGATGCCACTGTCATGCTGGCCACTGAGCATAGCAATTACATTAAGGCAAATTTTAAGATGGTCCCAACTATTAAGGACCCACCATTATTTCTGATCCAAGGGTCTAGATTGAACGAGGTAATAGGTCATCCAACACTCATATTTGGCAAGTTTTAGAAAAATAGGTCTCCCAACATTCATATTTGGCAAGTTTTAGAAAAAtagtagaatgcccgtgcgttgccacgggcttcTGAAATACTTTGCTAGAGTTATTACACAAAGATAATGCATGCTAGATTTTACATGTAGAGACAATATAACACACGCACAATCGAATGATAGTTGAAGCCCACGCACTTGCGATTATTAAGGACAAAGGTTATGCGATTGGTCTTACACCATTGTGCAAGATCATATCATCTTTCATAAGGCATTTCAACTCATTGTTTGATAATAAGGCATCTCTACTGTCCACAAAGTTGGTTTTCTTGGGAGCAGACATGGTTGACTCGATGTTAGTGATATATTTAGATGTATAAACATAGTTTACCGTCGTGATACAAAAATGAGCCAAACTAGTTCAACACAAAAAACAATATGACAAAGTAAGGACGGATAATAACACTGAAAAAATACCTTGTGCGATGACATTTGTATTTGTTTTTTCTTGATTTGTTATCAGCGCTTGCACATCATTATGTTGTAAAAGGCTTTAGAAACTTTCAACCCCTTCCAACGACGTGGCCTCGAAACCCTTGTCGATGGATTCTTTTTAAACATCGCCAGAATACATCTCTGTCTCTCCCATGTTCTGCAACAAtaatcatactccctccattccataatATAGTGCGCACGCGCTTTCcgaggtccaactttgaccataaattta
Protein-coding sequences here:
- the LOC125508180 gene encoding uncharacterized protein LOC125508180 translates to MASGCAKRKHGGEARCRCRCRHVHVHYHLPRRRVSLLRWLPRPRLSLLSYLLVPPVLSFALLAFVVSFLWFTLLYFVASLLSNDDDLESVKNVGIGGPASDVEDSGQEGNSEAKGEAVRHAAEHLTGDTATADNSFRRLEIKEVRADGFSQVPRTNDDKLVEDVNIFETSSATMADSEGFSGWRQVQDVPVDWFVDEHDIRVDSSSTPDDLFPSLYSTDSAEIHDFPDMDEPRGMSPDFLAESKQNMVVSSNTSCHHHGISDEYGEEYRDDRKELSACGTYEIIDFIDKHETRDQAPDGSFVEDEETGQFESSDEGSTQEKDAKSVLELVVDSIATLEDFREKQEVQNVPEVLITEANAEQSVGASNEGQDSSSEKEASMVSLHSVCEDAASSDASSHHYLVYEDDKQEEVTKHSTAEAEAPDPASAVICNIFENRQTPRNEAFDGFENDDEAREVASQESLGDEADKINDDSASELDLKGVHCGAPLLRRSPSQWWNLCGVVDVFAGSGD